Proteins co-encoded in one Pelobates fuscus isolate aPelFus1 chromosome 5, aPelFus1.pri, whole genome shotgun sequence genomic window:
- the LOC134611913 gene encoding uncharacterized protein LOC134611913 — protein sequence MSKIVCRIHMCIISHDDRKPYTPGKNDFCKQNCNEDKSLEDEQELMKKLSVNPGDLDAISQYVQKNKGKVLKLPKETQLSLLVCDLNGTAYMGQTYMLESWQSLYLPKQTKMEVLGIIENYSSMCSGIQQVVLVAEDGRVFTYEEETMCLIAKTLPELAKNGVRKSEVYNYPHDLSDEEEEILQQNEEIKKIRARTRDFVNSSNDAFDKILNYF from the exons ATGTCAAAGATTGTATGTCGTATACATATGTGCATTATATCCCATGATGACAGAAAACCATACACCCCAGG AAAAAATGATTTCTGTAAGCAGAACTGCAATGAGGACAAGTCCCTGGAAGATGAGCAAGAACTGATGAAGAAACTTTCAGTGAACC CTGGTGACCTCGATGCAATCTCTCAATATGTGCAGAAAAATAAAGGGAAAGTATTAAAACTTCCAAAGGAAACCCAACTATCTTTACTGGTGTGTGATCTGAATGGCACTGCGTACATGGGACAGACATACATGTTGGAGTCTTGGCAAAGTCTCTACTTGCCCAAACAGACAAAGATGGAAGTTCTGGGAATCATTGAGAACTATTCAAGCATGTGCTCTGGTATTCAGCAGGTAGTCCTGGTGGCTGAAGATGGGCGTGTGTTTACTTATGAAGAGGAAACAATGTGCCTAATTGCCAAGACTTTACCTGAATTAGCAAAGAATGGTGTTAGAAAATCAGAAGTCTATAATTATCCACATGACCTGAGCGATGAG GAAGAAGAAATACTTCAGCAAAATGAAGAGATTAAAAAAATCAGGGCGAGAACAAGGGATTTTGTGAACAGCAGCAATGACGCGTTTGACAAAATTCTGAATTATTTTTAA